The stretch of DNA CAAAACTAGCCCTTAGCTTTTCTTCTAAAAATTTTGCAAATTTATCAAATTCTGGTAACGCAAGCTCGCTTTTTCTTTTTGGATTAGCCCAAACACTATCTGGAAAAAATGCGTCATCACTAAATCTAGCAATAACATGTATATGCACGTGTGGCACGTAGTTTCCAAAGCTTGCAATGTTTATTTTGGTTGGTTTATAAAACTCAAGCATCGCCTTTTCGCTTATAAGCATCGCTTCAAATAGCCTGGCTCTACTCGCTTCATCACAATCGCTTAGCTCACGAAATGGCTTAATGGTAAAAATTTTTATCCATGGAAGTTCATTGTCTTCACGCTCGATTTTTATAAATTTATCTTTATAGATCATATTTGTTCCTATTTTTATACAAAATTTCTCTCTCTTAAAAGCGTATAAAGCTTAATAGTCGAGATAAAAAATGTCACGATCGCTGGTCCAAGGATCACGCCCCAAAACCCAAATGTCGTGATACCTGCAAGCATCGCAAAGAATATAAGAAGCTCATTTATCTTTGTTGGTATTTTAACCAGCTTCGAGTTTATAAATTTAATAACAAGTGGCTTTAAAAGCGTATCAGCTGCAAATGAGATCACTACGATCGTATAAATTGCGATAGTTATCGCTGCTGCTGTGTTGCCATTTGCAAACTCATAAATGCTAATAGGCCCCCATGCCAAAATACCGCCAACAACTGGAATAAGCGAAGCAAAGCTAAAAAAGATGCCAGTTAGCACGCCGTCATAGCCGTAAAAGCTTGTGATAATAGCAAATAAAAAGCCTTGGATTATCATATTTGCGATAGTTGAATAAAAAACCACACTCATCACGTTGCCAACTTCGCTTAAAATAGACTCTGTGTCATCTTGTTTTAGCGGAAGTGCATATTTTAGATAGCTGATTAGTTCATTGCCATAAAGATTACAAAAGAAGAAAAAGACCAAAATAATAATCATATCAAAGCCAAATTTAAGGCTTAACTTACCTAGACTTGCAAGATTTGTCGCAAGTTGAGAAAAAAGCATCTTAATATCAAGTCCGCCGATAAATTCTTTTATCTTTGGCTCTAAAAAATTTATCGACTCAGGCATCCTAAAATCATAATTTTTGATAAATTCGATAGTCTTTGTGACATTGTTTATATCAAAGCCAGCTGCGTATTTTGCGATCTCAACCACTGCATAAAGAAGTGGGGCGATAAATAAGCAAAGAAGCACCGACGTGGTAAGAGCCGATGAAAGCGTCTTGCGGTTTTTAGTGAGCGATAAAAATGCGATTTGGACATTCGAAACCGCGACAGCAAGCAGTGCTGCGATAAAAATATCAAGCAGATATGGTTTAAAAAGATAGACCACCAAAGCTAAAGCGCAAAATACAAAAATTCCAAAAAATAGTCTATTGTTCATCTCGCTCCCTTAAAATGGGGTAATTATAGCAAATTTATCAAAGCTGCTCATTTGCTTCCCAAATTTGCTCAATCTCTTTGCCATCAAGCTTGCAAAGCTAGCAAGTGTGGCTAGGCTTTGGGTATTTTCAGCATGCTACTGGCGCTTAGTAAATTTAGATAAATTTATAGTTTTACGCAAAATTTCTAGCTCAAAAGCTCCTACAAATTTAGCCTTTTACGTGCACTGAAAATTTGCCCCGACGATCTCGCACTTATCACAAATTTGCATATAGATCGTGCCCTCGCCGTCTATCAACGCGCCAAGAGGAATTTGTGCTAGATATTTCATGCTTTTGCTACATTTTGGACATTTTAAATGCTCAGCATCTTGCTCCCACTGCGGATATCCACCAAGCAAAATTTCGCTATCTATCATATATGAGTAGTGAGCGCAAACCTCGCTAGCTAGCTCGAAATTTTGCCCATCGAGCGTTGCCACAGCATCTCTTAAATAATCTTCGCTATCACCCTCGCCTACTACCTCTGTTTGCACGCTATTGTCATCATTTTGGCAAAAGTACTGCACAAGGCCAACGCATGTTGGGCAAAATTTAAGCACAGCATCGTTTTTTAGCTCTAGTCCAAGTCGCTTTAGACTCTCTTTTTTGATGATAAATTCCAGCATCTCACCGCTACAAAATTTACATTTTTCATCGCTTAGTGCTTTAAATTTAATGCTTGCATCTGCATTTTGGCTTGGCCCACATGTAAAACATTTATCAAAAACTAGGCTTCTTCTCTTGCCACTCTCGTCAAAGCTCCAGCCAGCAACCTGCGCATATCCGTCCATATCAACATGAAGCTTCGCCCTCCAAGGCTTTGGCGCATTATAGAGCTTAAAAAATAGCTCCCTTACCACCTCATCGCCCTGCCAGGCAAGTGCGCAAAGGATGTGATTTATTTTTACGATATTTTCAGCGCCATTAAGCCTATTTATGAGCTCATCTCTCACGTCGCTTGGGGCGTTTTTGTAAATTTCAAATGGGTAGTACTCGCCCTGCTTGGTCACTTCTCTTATTATCTGCTCATCACAAATGCCGTGTAGGTAGAAAATATAGACAAGATCGCTATAAATTTCATCATATTTGCCTATCTCGTCTGTGTGAGCTAGGACATTTTTTAGCTTTTGTTTGATCTCATCTTCGCTTAAGCCTTGATAAAACTCCAACTTCTCTTTTTGCCTGCAATCATAGCAGATCCCGTCAAAGTAAATCGTCCTTTGCTCGCACTTAGGACAAAGATATGGCTCGCCCATTTTTGCTCCAAATTTAAATTTCGCTACTCAAAAAGCCCTTTTTCGATATCTATCTTGACGTTAAAGGTTTCAAAGCACTTCGCACTCGCGATTCTACCCTTTGCAGTGCGCTCGATAAAGCCATTTGCAAGCAGGTATGGCTCGATGACGTCCTCAACCGTGCCCTCGTCCTCGCTAAGTGCTGCTGCAATCGTGCTAAGTCCCATAGGACGGCGCCTTGCTTGCATCAAAATTTCTAAATACCTAATATCCATCTCGTCAAATCCAAGCGAATTTACACCAAGTGCGTTAAGTCCCTCTTTTGCGCGCTCGTGGCTGATGATTTGCTCGTCATTTACCTCAGCAAAGTCGCGAATTCGCTTTAATAGCCTAAGAGCGATCCTAGGCGTGGCACGTGAGCGTTTGGCGATCTCTAAAGAGGCGTTTTTGTCGCACTCTTTACCAAGCTTAGCTGAGGCGATCTGTACGATACGGCTTAGCTCGCTACTTGTATAAAACTGGAGTCTAAAATCCATCCCAAAGCGGTCTCTTAAAGGCGCTGAGATCATGCCAGCACGCGTCGTTGCGCCTATTAGCGTAAATTTTGGCAAGTCTATCTTGATAGTCTGGGCAGCTGGTCCTGAGCCTATGATAATGTCTAGCCTAAAGTCCTCCATCGCAGGGTAAAGCACCTCCTCAATAGCTGGGCTTAGGCGGTGGATCTCATCGATAAAAAGCACGTCGCCCTCTTGTAAATTTGTAAGGATTGCCGCCAGGTCGCCACTCTTTTCTATCATCGGTGCTGCGGTCATTTTGATACTCACGCCCATTTCGTTTGCTATGATGTGAGCAAGGGTTGTTTTACCAAGTCCTGGAGGGCCGTAAAATAGCACGTGATCTAGGCATTCATTTCGCTTTTTGGCTGCTTTTATAAAGACATCTAAATTTTGCTTGATCTTTTCTTGTCCGATGTAGTCTTCAAATTTTGTCGGTCTAAGTGAGACTTCAAAGTCATTTTCAAAGCTTACTTTTTCGATTTCAACGATTCTATCCAAAGTTTTTCCTTCTAAATTTAAGGCTTCATTTTACGCTTTTATGCTTAATTTAAGCTCGTTTAAATTTATAATAAAAGGTGCTACCCTCGCCGTAGACGCTATCAACGCCGTATGTAATGCCATGTTTTTGGCAAATTTCACTGACGATATTTAGCCCAAGGCCAAAGCCGCCTTGGATTTCATCCTCTCTGACGTATCTTTTCCAGACCTTTTTGACGTCCTTTATCCCCTTGCCAAAGTCTTGCACGCTAAGCTTTATGCGCTCATTCTCAAAGCTTAAATTTATTAGTATCTCGCTCTCTTTTTGACTGTATTTTATAGCGTTTGTGATGGTGTTGTCGATGATACGCTGAGCTTCGACCTTGCTTAGCATAGTAAATGCATCGCTTGCCAAATTTGTCTTTACCACGATGTGCTTGACATCAGCCACGCTTGAGAGAAATTTCACTCGCTCTTTGACGTAGTCGCCTAAATTTAGCCTCTCAAGTGGGAATTTGATATAGCCTCGCTTTATGAAATACTCGACATCTTCGTAGGTTATTTGCATCTGTTTTAGGGCGTTTTT from Campylobacter concisus encodes:
- a CDS encoding HIT family protein, whose protein sequence is MIYKDKFIKIEREDNELPWIKIFTIKPFRELSDCDEASRARLFEAMLISEKAMLEFYKPTKINIASFGNYVPHVHIHVIARFSDDAFFPDSVWANPKRKSELALPEFDKFAKFLEEKLRASFE
- a CDS encoding AI-2E family transporter; translation: MNNRLFFGIFVFCALALVVYLFKPYLLDIFIAALLAVAVSNVQIAFLSLTKNRKTLSSALTTSVLLCLFIAPLLYAVVEIAKYAAGFDINNVTKTIEFIKNYDFRMPESINFLEPKIKEFIGGLDIKMLFSQLATNLASLGKLSLKFGFDMIIILVFFFFCNLYGNELISYLKYALPLKQDDTESILSEVGNVMSVVFYSTIANMIIQGFLFAIITSFYGYDGVLTGIFFSFASLIPVVGGILAWGPISIYEFANGNTAAAITIAIYTIVVISFAADTLLKPLVIKFINSKLVKIPTKINELLIFFAMLAGITTFGFWGVILGPAIVTFFISTIKLYTLLRERNFV
- a CDS encoding cytochrome C, with amino-acid sequence MGEPYLCPKCEQRTIYFDGICYDCRQKEKLEFYQGLSEDEIKQKLKNVLAHTDEIGKYDEIYSDLVYIFYLHGICDEQIIREVTKQGEYYPFEIYKNAPSDVRDELINRLNGAENIVKINHILCALAWQGDEVVRELFFKLYNAPKPWRAKLHVDMDGYAQVAGWSFDESGKRRSLVFDKCFTCGPSQNADASIKFKALSDEKCKFCSGEMLEFIIKKESLKRLGLELKNDAVLKFCPTCVGLVQYFCQNDDNSVQTEVVGEGDSEDYLRDAVATLDGQNFELASEVCAHYSYMIDSEILLGGYPQWEQDAEHLKCPKCSKSMKYLAQIPLGALIDGEGTIYMQICDKCEIVGANFQCT
- the ruvB gene encoding Holliday junction branch migration DNA helicase RuvB, whose amino-acid sequence is MDRIVEIEKVSFENDFEVSLRPTKFEDYIGQEKIKQNLDVFIKAAKKRNECLDHVLFYGPPGLGKTTLAHIIANEMGVSIKMTAAPMIEKSGDLAAILTNLQEGDVLFIDEIHRLSPAIEEVLYPAMEDFRLDIIIGSGPAAQTIKIDLPKFTLIGATTRAGMISAPLRDRFGMDFRLQFYTSSELSRIVQIASAKLGKECDKNASLEIAKRSRATPRIALRLLKRIRDFAEVNDEQIISHERAKEGLNALGVNSLGFDEMDIRYLEILMQARRRPMGLSTIAAALSEDEGTVEDVIEPYLLANGFIERTAKGRIASAKCFETFNVKIDIEKGLFE